A stretch of Suncus etruscus isolate mSunEtr1 chromosome 9, mSunEtr1.pri.cur, whole genome shotgun sequence DNA encodes these proteins:
- the TMEM126A gene encoding transmembrane protein 126A, which translates to MENHKPDNTAKENLIFNIINRKINQLPEAERNLLEYGSTFIGINAALSGLIANSLFRRILNVTKGRMVSSIPMAVVPFLTADVSYKGFISLPLSTGDLNCETCTVIRGGLIGFILGGLYPVFLAIPLNGGLAARYSSVLLPEKTNILAYWIGISKPVFRKMLFPMLLQTMFTAYLGSRQYKLLIKALQLPEPGQEIQ; encoded by the exons ATGGAAAACCATAAACCGGATAATACTGCCAAGGAAAacttgatttttaatattataaacagaaaaattaaccAACTTCCAGAAGCAGAAAG GAACCTACTTGAGTATGGATCCACATTTATTGGAATTAATGCTGCTCTCAGTGGCCTAATAGCAAACAGTCTCTTTCGACGCATCTTAAATGTGACCAAAGGACGTATGGTTTCTAGCATACCTATGGCAGTGGTCCCATTTTTAACAGCAGATGTGTCTTACAAAGGTTTTATAAGTTTACCTTTAAGTACAG GTGATTTGAATTGTGAAACCTGTACCGTAATTCGTGGAGGGCTAATTGGTTTTATATTGGGTGGTCTATACCCTGTTTTCTTGGCTATACCTctgaatggtgggctagcagccAG GTATAGCTCAGTTCTGTTACCTGAAAAAACAAATATCCTAGCTTACTGGATTGGGATTTCCAAGCCTGTCTTTAGAAAGATGCTGTTTCCCATGTTGCTCCAAACTATGTTTACAGCCTATCTTGGATCTAGACAATATAAACTACTTATAAAGGCTCTTCAGTTACCTGAACCTGGCCAAGAAATTCAGTGA
- the TMEM126B gene encoding complex I assembly factor TMEM126B, mitochondrial translates to MAALGRKVVSDPRDSSTVPGGAGEAPKDLMMAAYTQSQSDLYLDGGKLRRSMIFEIIEKKLEYLKNDKTLNIKRTVFFGATASLSGILANFVFRSSFKVQHDALKTYASLVSLPFLSTVIANKFLVTDALYSGNISRENCILRSSLVAILCGVLYPSGLAFSKSGRLAVKYHTVPLPPKGRVLLHWMLLCQTHIKVMAVPLVFQTCFGIVHGLYSYALFQSIHEETVNKD, encoded by the exons ATGGCGGCGTTGGGGCGAAAGGTGGTATCTGACCCGAGAGATTCAAGTACGGTCCCAGGCGGAGCTGGGGAAGCGCCCAAG GATCTCATGATGGCAGCATACACACAGAGTCAGTCGGATCTTTATCTCGATGGTGGAAAACTCAGAAGATCAATGATTTTTGAAATCATAGAAAAGAAGTTGGAATATCTTAAAAATGACAA gactttaaatataaaaagaacagtGTTCTTTGGAGCTACAGCTAGTTTGTCTGGGATATTGGCAAACTTTGTTTTCAGAAGTAGTTTCAAGGTTCAACATGATGCTTTGAAGACATATGCATCATTGGTCTCACTTCCATTTTTGTCTACTGTGATTGCTAACAAGTTCCTTGTAACTGACGCTTTATATTCAG GTAATATAAGCAGGGAAAATTGTATTCTAAGAAGTTCACTTGTTGCCATACTGTGTGGTGTTTTATATCCCAGTGGTTTGGCTTTTTCTAAAAGTGGGCGTCTGGCAGTCAA gtatCATACTGTTCCATTGCCACCAAAAGGAAGGGTTTTACTTCACTGGATGTTGCTTTGTCAAACACATATAAAAGTAATGGCAGTACCACTAGTCTTTCAAACATGCTTTGGAATTGTTCATGGTCTGTATAGTTATGCATTATTTCAAAGTATACATGAGGAAACTGTAAATAAAGACTaa